From Humidesulfovibrio mexicanus:
CCTTCGAGACCAAGGAAGTCGCCCGCACCATAGACTAGAACCGGACCTCGCGCGCTGGCGGAACCGTCACGATCCGCCAGCGCGCGCGGACAGGGCTGTATGATCATCGGCGTCCTGACCCTGGAGTTCCGCCTGCACGGCAACAGTTCGCTCAAGGGCAAGCGGCAGGTGGCGCAAAGCCTCAAGCAAAAGCTCAGGAACACCTTCAACGTCGCGGTCAGCGAGGTCGAGTCCCAGGACGCGCATCAGAAGCTGGTGCTTGCGGTTGTGACCGTTTCAGGCGAAACGGCAAAAGTGGAAAGCCGCTTGTCCAAGGCCCTGGCCATGGTGGAAGCCATCTCCCCTGCGGAGCTGGTGCGCGCGGATACGGAAGTGTTCAGCAGCGCAGGAGAATTCGAATGAAAGCTTCAGGAACCAGACGCTCCATCCGCATGGGCGACCAGATCATGCAGGAGCTTGCCGTCATGCTTCTGGAGGAAGTCGCCGATCCGCGTCTGGAGTTGGTGAGCCTGACCGGCTGCAAGCTCAACGCCGACATGAGCATCGCGCTTGTCTCCTTCACGGTGGGCGGCGGGGCTGAGCGGCGCAAGCAGGCCCTGGACGCCTTGAACAAGGCCAAAGGGTTTTTGCGCTCCGGCCTGGCCCGGCGTATGAACATGCGCTCCCTGCCGGACCTGCGCTTCGCCCACGACGATTTTCTTGAGGACATGGTCTATGCCAAGCCCGATCAAGCGGATCGCTGATCTCATTCGGAAGACCGACGGCTTTCTGGTGGCCGCCCATGTGAACCCGGACGGAGACGCCATCGGGTCCACTGTGGCCATGGGACACATCTTGCACAGCCTGGGCAAAACCTTCTGCCTTTTCAACGCCTCCGGGCTGCCGCACCAGTTCGACTGGCTGCCCTTGCCTGGACCGGTGCACACAGGGCTGTGCGGGACCGAGGCCAACTGGATCATCGTGCTGGACTGCGGCGCGGCCAGCCGCGTGGGACCGGAGCTGCACCAGATCATGTCCAGCCGCCCGGTGGCCAACATCGACCACCACCTTGGGAACCCCTGCTTTGGTCAGCACAATTGGGTGGACGACTCCTACCCTGCCGTGGCCGCAATGATCGCCGACCTGGCCGACGAACTCGGCGTCCCCCTTACCGGACCGCTCGGCGAAGCCATATACCTGGGCATCGCCACGGACACGGGCTTCTTCACCTTCGACAACACCGACCCGCGCATCATGGAGCTCGGCGCACGGCTCATCCGCCTGGGGCTTGAGCCAGGAAAAATCAACGCCAAGATCCGCAACCAGTGGTCCATACGGCGCTTTCGGCTTTGGGGCGAAAGCTTCGCCACCACGGAGCTGCACTATGGCGGGCAGGTTGCGCTGGCCGTGGTCACTCGGGCAATGATGGCCCGCACCGAGACCAATACGGAGGACACGGAGGAGATCGTCAATTTCCTGCGCAGGCTGCGCGGCACAAGGGCGGCCGCCCTGCTGCGCGAGGAACCCAACGGCGCCTACAAGTTCAGCCTGCGCTCCACCGGAGCGGACAACGTCCAGCAGGTGGCGGCGCGCTTCGATGGCGGCGGGCACAGAAACGCGGCCGGCGGAACCATCGAAAGCGACCTGGAGACGGCCAAGAACCGCCTGGTGAAAGCCCTTGGCGAAGGCCTTGGACTGGTGTAGAGGGAACATGGGACGCAAGCGCAAGCGCAGCCCCGCGCAGCTGGACGGTCTGCTCGTGCTGGACAAGCCCTCCGGCCCCACCAGCGCAGGCTGCCTGAACAGCATCAAGCATGGCCTTGGCCAGGGTAAGATCGGCCACGCGGGCACGCTGGACCCGCTTGCCCAGGGCGTGCTGCTGGTGCTGCTCGGCCAGGGCACCAAGCTTGCCGGCTACCTCACCAGCGGTGCCAAAGTGTACACGGGCACCATGCGCCTGGGCCTCGCCACCGACACCTACGACATGGAAGGCCAGGTGGTTGAGCAAAGAGGCATAGAAGGAATTTCGCAAGACGATGTGCGGGAGGCCATCCTGGGCTGGAAGGACCTCACGGAACAGGAAGTCCCCGCATATTCCGCGGCCAAGCACGAGGGCACGCCCCTTTACGAACTCGCTCGAAAGGGCGAGGATGTGCCGGTCAAGGAAAAACGGATAGAGGTGTATGAGGTCGAACCGCTGGAAATTGAGCTCCCCTTCGCACGGTTCAGGGTACGTTGCTTGGCAGGCACGTACATTCGCTCCCTGGTCCACAGCTTGGGGATTCGGCTCGGATGCGGAGCGGCGCTTGCGCAGCTCACGCGGGAGGCGTGCGAGCCCTACGGGCTTGACGCCGCCACCAGCCTGGATGCGGTTCTTGGAGAGCCGGAGCGCTTCGCCTCGCGGGTTATCCCGCTGGGCAAGATGCTCCCGCATTGGCGCAGCATCACCCTTTCCCCCGCCCTGGCGGCCCTGGTCAAAAACGGGGCCTGGCTTCCGGCGGGCGGACCCGGCGGTGACGGGCTTACGGGGAAACCCGGCGAGCAGGTCATGCTGGTGGACGACAAGGGGGAGCCTGTTGCGCTGGCGGAGGCCAAAACCAAGGACGGCATGTTGCGCTGGACCATCCTGCGTGGATTGTGGATGGACGCCGCCCCCGCCACCTGAACGGGAGCTTGCCGGCACAGCTGTTCCGCCGCGAGTGTTGCGGACGGGACAAGGAGGAAACTGCTGTGGTTATGACGCCTGAAGGAAAGAACCAGGTCATTGAGACGTACAAGCGGCATGAAGGGGACACCGGATCTCCGGAGGTGCAGGTGGCGCTTCTGACCGAGCGCATCACCTACCTGACCGAGCACTTCAAGGTGCACAAGAAGGACTTCCACTCCAAGACCGGCCTGCTCAAGCTCGTCGGCCAGCGCCGCAAGCTGCTCAATTACCTGAAAAACAAGGACATCCAGCGCTACCGCGAACTTATCGAGCGCCTGGGTCTGCGTAAGTAGAAACCACAAAAAACCCGTCTGGCGGGGCGAAACGTATCGCCCCCGCCAGGCGGGCATTCCCGATGGCGGGGATCGTCCCGCCCACAACCGCGCCACGACGCGCATGACGCTCAAGACCCCTTTAGTTGGCTGCGGAGAGCGTTCTTGCACACCAGGCAAGAGCCCTCCCCCAAGCCGGCTAAACATCGGGCATGGAGCAGGCGTCGGGGCCGCAACCCCAAGGAGTATTCATGCTCGTTCCTTTTGAAAAGACTCGTGTTTCCGCCCGCGCGGGCGACCTGGAGATCATCCTGGAGCACGGCAAGATGGCCAAGCAGGCCAGCGGCGCCGTGTGGCTCCAGTCCGGCGGCACCGTGGTGCATGTCACCGCCGTCAGCCAGCCCCTGGAAATCGACCGCGGCTTCTTCCCGCTCACCGTCAATTACCAGGAAATGTCCTACGCCGCCGGGCGCATCCCCGGCAGCTACTTCCGCCGCGAGATCGGCCGTCCCAGCGAGCGCGAGACTCTGGTCTCCCGCCTCATCGACCGTCCCATCCGCCCCATGTTCAAAAAGGGCTTCCGCGACGAGGTGCAGGTCATCGCCACCGTGCTCTCGGCCGACAACGCCATTAACCCCGACGTGTTGGCCATCACCGGCGCGTCCGCCGCGCTGCACCTGTCGCACATGCCGTTTGAAGGCCCCATCTGCGGCGCGCGCGTGGGCTACATCGACGGCAAGTTCGTGCTCTTCCCCACCTACAAGCAGATCGCCAATGAAAGCAGCCTGAACCTCATCTTCGCCGCCACCCGTTCGGCCATCGTAATGGTTGAAGGCGGTGCCGAGTTCGTGAGCGAGGAACTGGTGGCCGAAGCGCTGGAGTGGGGCCACAAGCAGCTCACCCCGGCCTTCGACATCCAGGATGAGCTGCGCGAGAAGGTGGGCAAGCCCAAGATCGAGGTCGTCGCGCCCAAGGCCGATCCCGCCATCGCCGCTTTTGTCGAGGAGATCGCCACACCGAGCCTGAAGGCCGCCTGCGCCCTCACCGAGAAAATGGCCCGCCGCGACGCCAAGGAGACCGCCAAGAGCGAAGCCCTCAAGGCCGTGGCCGAGAAATTCGAGGAAGTCGAGAACGCCCAGAAGCAGGCCGCTGGCGTGCTGGCCGACCTGGACAAGAAGATCGTGCGCCAGCGCGTGCGCGTAGAGGGCGTCCGCCTGGACGGCCGCGACACCAAGACCGTGCGCCCCTTGTCCATTGATGCGAGCGTGCTGCCCATGACCCACGGCTCCGCCCTGTTCCGCCGCGGCGAAACCAGCGCCCTGTGCGTGGCCACCCTGGGCAGCAGCCGCGACGAGCAGCGCATCGAGACCCTGGTGGGCGAGGACACCAAGCGCTTCATGCTGCACTACAACTTCCCGCCCTACTGCGTGGGCGAGGTGCGCATCCTGCGCGGCCCCAGCCGCCGCGACATCGGCCACGGCGCCCTGGCCGAGCGCAGCATCATGCCCGTGCTCCCCAACCCTGACGAGTTCCCCTTCACCCTGCGCGTGGTCTCCGAAGTCATGGACTCCAACGGCAGCTCCTCCATGGCCACGGTGTGCGGCGCAAGCCTCGCCCTCATGGACGCGGGCGTGCCCATCAAGGAGCCCGTGGCCGGCATCGCCATGGGCCTCATGAAGGAGGAGGACGACTACATCGTCCTCACCGACATTTTGGGCGACGAGGACGCTTTGGGGGACATGGACTTCAAGGTGGCCGGCAGCGCGCGCGGCATCACCGGCATCCAGATGGACATCAAGATCACCTCCGGCATTCCCTACGATGTGCTGCGCCGCGCCCTGGCCCAGAGCCGCGACGCCCGCCAGCACATCCTGGAGCACATGAACATGTGCCTCGCCGCGCCCAGGCCGCAGCTCTCCGACCTGGCCCCGCAGATGGAGGTGGTGTTCATCAACCCCGAGAAGATCCGCAGCGTCATCGGACCTGGCGGCAAGAACATCAAGGCCATCACCGCCGAAACCCAGGCCGACATCGACATCGAGGACTCCGGCAAGGTGGCCATCTTCGCCCCCAACTCCGAGAGCCTGAACAAGGCCAAGGCCATGGTGCTGTACTACGACCAGACCCCGGAGCCGGGCCGCAACTACCTGGGCACAGTCAAAAAAATCCTGGAGGTCGGCGCCCTGGTGGAGATCCTGCCCGGCGCCGAAGGAATGCTGCACGTGTCGCAGCTTGATGTGGAACGCGTGGAACGCGTGGAAGACCTGCTCCAGCTCGGCCAGGAAGTCTGGGTCAAGGTCATCGAGCTTGAGCCGGGTGGGCGCATCCGCCTGTCGCGCAAGGCCTGGCTCATGGAGCAGGCCGGCCAGGAGGTGAACATCGACGAGTTCCGCCGGCCCGCCCCGCGCGGCGACGGCGACCGCAGGGACCGCGGCGACCGCGGCGACCGTCGCGGAGGACGCGGCGGCGATCGCGGCGGACGCCGCTAGGCCAAAAGACGAAGCAGCACGGGCCGCCTCGGGCGTGTCGGCATTCCCTTCGAGGAACCGGCGCGTCGGAGGCGGCCCGTTTCGTTGGCGGGTCCGTGCTCAGGACTTCCGGGCCGCGTCCTCGGCAAAGGGCTTGATGTCCCAAGGCAGACGGACTTTTGCGCGCTCCAAAGCAAAAGATTCCACCTCCTGGTGCCACAGGGCGAAATCCCGCAGCAAGGCTTCCGCGAGCGGTGTCAGTTCATAGCCCTTGCGCCCGCTGGCCTTTGCAAGCAAGGACTCGCCCAGGGCTTCCTCGGTTCGCTTTATGCGTCCCCAGGCGGCGCGGTAGCTCATGCCAAGCTCCTTGGCCGCCTTGTTCAGGGAGCCCAGCCGCCGCACCAAGTCCAAAAGCTGTACGCGCCCCAAGCCGAACACCATTCCCCCTCCGGACTCCAGCCACAGGTGGACGCGCAGGGTTGGCGCGTCGCCAACAGTCCGGCCCTTGGAGAGTTCTGTGCTCATTTCGTAACCTCCACAGTTGGCGCGTGAAGCGCCTGACTCATACAAAACTTATGGCAGAACTACGGTCCAAGGTAAAGAAATTCCACGCAAGCCCCTTGGCAGGTCGCATTTCGTGGCTACTTGAATCCTTCGGCCCGGGCAAAAGCGCCGCGCCAGGACAACCATGAAACCGCAATTCCCCATGAACCATTCCGCCCTTCAGATCTGGAGCCTTACCTGGCCCCAGATGCTGATGATGTTCTTCAACTTCCTGGTGGGCTTCGTGGATGTCTGGGTCGCGGGGCAGATCGACCACCGGGTGCAGGCCAGCCTGGGCATCATCACGCAGTCGCTGTTCCTGTTCCTCATCATCGTCACAGCCGTATCTGGCGGAGCGGTCGCCGCCATCAGCCAGTCCCTGGGCGCAGGCAAACGTCTGCGCGCCGACCGGTATACCGGGCTGTGCCTCGCCATCGCCGCCGTGTCCGGCCTGGCCCTGGTGGGCCTGGGCCTGCCTTTGCGCCCCCTGCTCGTCAGGGCCTTGCAGGTGCCCCAGGACATCGCCCCCCTTACCGACCATATCCTTGAAGTCTTTCTTTTCGCCCTGCCTCCCTACTACATGATGCTTATGCAGAACGCCGTGTTCAGGGCTCGCAGGCAGGTCATGACGCCGCTGTACACCATGGTTCTGGTGACGCTGGTGAACACGCTGGGCGACCTGGGGTTGGGACTGGGATTGTGCGGACTGCCGCGTCTCGGCGTCACCGGCGTCATCTGGTCCACCTTCTTTTCCGTCACCGCCGGAGCGCTGTTCGGCCTTGCGGTGTTGCGGCGCGGCGGCATTCTGCGTCGCGAAATCTTCGCTCCCTGGCGCTGGGCGCGCCGCGCCCTGCCGTATCTGCTCAAGGTGGCGCTGCCCGCCGGGCTTCTGCAGGTGGTCTGGCACTTCGGCTACCTTGTGCTGTTCGCCATCACCGCAAGCCTGCCGCAAAACAGCGTCGTCGCCTTGGCCGGCATGGCCGCTGGAGCGCGGGTGGAGTCCATGCTCTTTCTCGCTGCGTTCGCCCTCAACCTTACCGCAGGCATCCTTGTGGGCCACCTGCTCGGCGAGGGCAAGCCGGAAGAGGCCCGGCGCATGGGTCTGCACATCCTTGGCGTCGGACTTGTGGGCATCGGACTGTTCGCCATCGCCCTCTGGCCGTTTCTCGGCGACATCGCCGCCTTCATCGCCCCCAACCCCGCTGTGCGCGCAGAAGCCGAAAACTATCTCGTGTACAATGTGCTGGCCATCCCCTTCACCCTCACCACGCTTATCCTGGCGGGCTCGCTGGCGGGTGCTGGGGCGACGGTGTACAACCTCGTGGGCATGGGCCTGGGTACCTGGGTGGTGCGCCTGCCCCTGGCCTACTGGCTCGGACATGTGGTTCTCGGCACGGCGACGGGGGTGTGGATATCCATGCTTGCCTCTCAGGCGGCCCAGGCGGCCATTCTTCTATACATTTACCTCAACAAGGACTGGCAGCGCTTCGCCATGTCCAAAACCCGCAATGGAGCGCGCCCATGACCCACGGCGACACGTTCGACCACATCTGCCTGAAACACCAGGAGGCTTACCGCGCCGCGCTGGCCGCGTGCCCGCAGGTCACCTCCGACTACGCTTTCGCCAACCTGTATGGCTGGACCGGCCATTATGGCCTGGGCTGGCGGCTGGCCGACGGCCTGGTCTGGATCCGCCAGAGCCTGCCCAAGACCATTCTTTGGGCTCCGGTGGGCGACTGGGCCAAGGTGGACTGGGCGGGGCTGCCGTGCATGGCCGGGCCCATGCGCTTTACCCGCGTGCCGGAAATGCTGGTGGAAATGTGGGCCAAGGCCTTTGGAAGCCGTCTGCGCGCCGAGGAAGCCCGCGACCACTTCGACTATGTCTATTCCGTTCCTGAGCTCATGGAGCTGAAAGGCAACCGCTTCCACAAAAAAAAGAATCTGCTCAACCAGTTCGAAAAGGCCAACATCTTCGAATACACGCCCATGCAGGACGACTGCGTGGAGGAGGTGCTGGACATGCAGGCCGAGTGGCACGGCTGGCAGGAACATCCCTCCGAGGCCTTGGAGGCCGAAAACGAAGCCATTTCCCGCGTTCTGAAAAGCTTCGACCGCATGGGAGCACTCATCGGCGGCACCATCCGCGTGGCGGGCAAGGTCATTGCCTACACTGTGGGCGAACAGCTCGACCGCGACACCATCGTCATCCACTTCGAGAAGGGCGACACGCGGTTCAAGGGCGTGTACCAGGCCATCAACAAGCATTTCCTGGCTGCGCAGCAAGGCCGCTTCACCCTTGTAAACCGTGAGCAGGACCTGGGCGACGAGGGCCTGCGCAAGGCCAAACTTTCCTACAACCCGGTGCAATTCATGAAAAAATATGAAGTTGAGCTGGTATAGCAGCATCACTCCGGCCGCGCCAGCACCTGGCCGGGTGCTCCGGGGACACCCTCCGGGGGCCAAAGGGGCTTCGCCCCTCTGGACTCCCGTTATGGCTGAAACGCTCCAGCTTGCCCGGCCCAGTGTCTCCTCCCTGCGCGAATCCACGGGGCCTTGCCCCGGAGATTCGCGGCTTGGCGGGTCCAGGGGGCGCTGCCCCCTGGCCGCCGGAGGCATATTCAGCCTTTCCTCCCCCTTCCCCCCCGCCCGGCCATGAGCTCTTCCGCCCGCCCTCGCCTCGTCGTTCTCGGACTGGACGGCCTGCCGCTCGCCCTGGCCCGTGCCCTGGGTCCCGAGCTGCCCAACCTTGCGCGCCTGCTGCCCCATGCCCGCGCCATTGAAAGCGAGCTTCCGGAACTCTCGCCCGTCAACTGGACGAGCTTTTTCACGGCCGAGGGGCCGGGCGTCCACGGGGTGCACGGCTTCACCGTGCTGGACCCGCAGGCCTACACCCTGCGCATCGCCAATTTCGCAGACGTGCGCACCCCGACGATCTTCGAGCGCCTGGGCCGTGCCGGACTCGTGTCGCGGGTGCTGAACCTGCCCAACATGGCCCCGGCCACCCCGCTCAAGGGAATGCTCGTGGCGGGCTTCGTGGCGGAGAGCCTCCGGCAGGCTGTGTTTCCGCCCTTCCTGCTGGGACCGCTCACCGCCGCGGGATATGTGGTGGAAGGCGACACCACGCGCGGTGCTTTTGACCCGGAGCACCTGCTTGGCCAGCTCAGGCTTTCGCTTTCCGGGCGGCGCGCGGCCCTTGATCTGCTTTGGCCGGACCTTGCCTGGGACCTGTTTGTGTGTGTGCTGACGGAAACGGACCGCCTGTTCCATTTTCTGTTTCCGGCCGTGGAAGACGCCGCGCATCCGCTGCACGGGGACTGTCTGGCCTTCCTGCGCCAGTGGGATCAGGCCATTGGCGAGGTGCTGGACCGCTTCGACGCGCTGCCGGAGCCCAAGCGGCTGGTGAGCTTCGCGGACCACGGCTTCTGTCGCCTGGAGGCCGAGGCCGACCTGAACCGCGTGCTCTTCGAGGCCGGGTTTCTCAAATACGCACGCCCCCCAAGGGATGAATGGGACGCCGGGGTCATTGGCGAGGAAACCCTGGCCTTTGCCATGGATCCTGGCCGCATAGTGCTGCACCGGCGCGGGCGCTTCGCGCGGGGCCGCGTGGGTGATGCCGACGCCCCGGCCCTGCTGGCCGATCTGCGCGCCGTGCTGCGCGGTCTTTCGTGGCGGGGGCGCACGGTCATGGAGCAGGTGCTCGACGGTCCCGAATTGTACGGAACCACGCACGCACCGGACCTCGTCTGCGTTCCCCAACCCGGCGTGGACCTGAAGGCGCGCTTTGACCGCGCGGAGATATTCGGGCACTTTGGACGCCAGGGAATGCACAGCCCGCAGGACGTGTTCTTCGCGGACACTCGGGACGACGGCCGCCCCGCGCGCCTGCGCGACACAGGGCGTTTGGTGCTGGAGCATTTCGGACTTTGCGATACACAGGACAAGCGGAGCACCATCATCCTATGAGCATAGATTTCGAGCGGGAGCTCAATCCCGCCCAGCGCGAAGCCGCCCTGCACATGGGCGGGCCGGTGCTGGTCATCGCGGGCGCGGGCAGCGGCAAGACGCGCACCATTGTCTACAGGCTGGCGCATCTGGTGGAGACGCACGTTTCGCCGGAAAACATCCTGCTCTTGACCTTCACCCGCCGCGCCGCGCAGGAGATGCTTCTGCGCGCCGGGCATGTGCTGGGACGACCGCTCACAGGGGCCAGCGGCGGCACCTTCCATTCCTTCGCCTACTCCGTGCTGCGCCGCAACGCCTTTGACGCGGGTTACGAACAGGGCCTCACGCTCATGGACAGATCCGACTCCGAGGATCTGCTGGGTGAACTCAAGGCGCACCTGGACCTCGGCAAGGGCGACCGCTCCTACCCGAAGCGCGCCACCCTGGCCGACATCATCACCAAGAGCCGCAACAAGGAGCTTTCCATCGGCGGCATCCTGGACCGCGAGGCCTACCACCTGCTGCCCTATCAGCCGGACATCGAGCGCCTGGCCGAGGAATACGCCAGGGCCAAGCGCGCCCAGGGGCTCATGGACTACGACGACCTGCTTTTCGAACTGGAGCGCCTGCTGGTGGAGCGCCCGGAAATCCGTGACGGCCTGAGGCGGCGCTACCCCTTCGTCATGGTGGACGAATACCAGGACACCAACCTGGTGCAGGCGCGGCTGGTGCGGCTGTTGACCGGAGAGGCGGGCAACGTCATGGCCGTGGGCGACGATGCCCAGTCCATCTATGCCTTCCGGGGCGCGGTGGTGGCCAACATCCTGGACTTCCCGCAGCATTTCCAGAACGCCCGGGTCATCCGCCTGGAGCAGAACTACCGCTCCACCCAGCCCATTCTGGACCTCACCAACGTCATCCTGGCGGGCGCGCAACAAAAGTTCGACAAGCAGCTCTTCACCGAGCGCGAGGGCGGGGCACGGCCGCGCATCCTCCAGACCCTGAGCGACCAGTCCCAGGCCACCCAGGTTGTCGGGCTCATTGTGGACATGGCCTCCCGCCACCCATTGCACGAGATCGCCGTGCTCTTCCGCGCGGGCTACCAGTCCTATCCGCTGGAAGTTGCCCTCACCCGCGCCGGGCTGCCCTACCGCAAGTATGGCGGCGTGCGCTTCAACGAGGCCGCGCACGTGAAGGACCTGCTGGCCTACCTGCGCCTGGCCGCCAACCCGGCGGATCTGCTGGCCTGGCAGCGCGTGCTGGGATTCCTGAAGGGCGTCGGTGTCAAGACCGCGAGCAAGATCGCACAGGCCATATTGGGCGGAGACGCCAAGGGCCTGGACAAACACGTAAAACGCTTCCCCGACCTGCCGCCGCTATTGGCCGAGCTGGACGCCCTGCGCAAACTGGCCCACGCGCCCGCCGCCGCGCTGGACCGCGCCATGAGCTTCTACGCGCCCAGCCTCTCGACCCTGTATCCCGACGACTATCCCAAGCGCCAGGCCGGGCTGGAGCAGCTGGCGCAAATCGTGGTCAATTACGCCAGCATAGAGGATTTCCTGGCCGACCTGTGCCTGGACGGCGCCAAGGAGGAGGAGGAGCGCGCCGAAAACGCTGTGGTGCTCTCCACCGTGCATTCGGCCAAAGGGCTGGAATGGCGCGGCGTCATCATCATCGACCTGGTGGAGGACCGCTTCCCGTCCAAGAAGGCGCTGCAAAGGCAGGAGGACATGGAGGAGGAGCGCAGGCTGATGTACGTGGCCTGCACTCGGGCCAAGGACGAGCTGGCGCTCATCGTGCCGGGCTCGGTGTTCAACCGCTTCAACAACTGCCGCGAGCCCGCCGTGGTGAGCCCCTTTGTGGCCGAACTGCCGGACGCCGTGGCCGAACGCTTCGTGGAGACCTACACCGGCGGCCTGCGCAGAAAGGACGAACAGGTGCGGCCCGGCGCCATGACCCGCGACGATGGCTACCTGCCGCCGGTGGTCTGCCCGGAGCCGCCACGCAAGCCGGACTACGAGCCCGGCGCGCGGCCGGTGAGCGCGGCAGCAGCACCACGCGCGCAACACGCCGCAGCGCCGCCGCCGAAATCCTCCATGGATGCCGCGCAGTCCAAATTCGGGCTGTGCGAGCACAAAATTTTCGGGCAGGGCAAGATCATCGCCGAGATTCCACCGGACAAATACCGCGTGAACTTCCCCGGCTTCGGGCTCAAGGTCATCGTGAAGGACTACGTGAAGCTGTTGTAGCGCCCCCTAGCCTTTGCGCGCCGACACGGCCTGGAGCGAACACCAGATGAAGCCCTGCACGTCGATGCAGTCGCGCGGGGCCATGCCGCCGCGCCGCTCCAGCACACCGGCCACATAGCGCACAAAATCCTGCATCCGGGAATAGCTGCGCCAGTTGGGTCGCGAATCGTAACCGATGTCGAAGGCGTAGGCCTTGGCCGCCTCCTGCATGTTCGACGGCTTGACGAAGGGATGCCGGTCGGGGTGGGCGAGGAAAAGAAAATAGGTCGCCGTGGTCCACTTGAGTGCGTCCAGTTCCTCCAGTACGGTGGCAAAGGCCTCGAAACGGGGGCCGAAGTCACCGTCCCCGTAGAGCACATCGAAAAACGCCGTCGCAAAACGGCGCTGCTCGGCCTCCCCACGCTTCAGCCCATCGCTCAAGGCCATCTTCTCGTTGGGGAAAATGAGGTTCGTCTTGCTCACAAGGCGCTTGGCGCGCTCGCACACCTCGGCGTGAGCGCCCTGCGCAAGCAGGGACGCCAGTTCACCGGATGAGCACAACTCGGCCATCTGCGCTGCGGCGGCAACCTTGTATTCCCGCTCGGAGGACAGGTACGCGGGGTCCTCGAACCCCTGCGTGAAGGCGTCCGTGAACGCCTTCTCCAACTGCAAAAACGAGCGCACGCCCCGCACGTCCGTCCGGGCATCGACCCGCGAAAACAGCGGGTGCCTCTGCGGAGCGGATGCCGCAAGCAAAACGTCCATGGGCATCAGCCGGACGCCGCCGAATTCAAACAAGACCTGACGCTTGCCCTGGTCGCCCAAGGCCAGCACCTTGCCTGTGCCCCAGTCCGGAACCTTGCTGTTCGTCACATACGACCCAACGGGAAAAGGCGCTTCGCTCATTGTTGTCCTCGCGGGCCGTGGCGGCTCGACGGTTCTGCGTTTCCTGCCTGCGCAGGCGTATTGCCCATGTGGGGCCAAGCGGCGGCCATGGCCCGTCCCGGCCTTGAGCCATCGCCCCGGAAGGGTTGTCCTACTCCACTCCGAAACGAAAGGCAAAGCCGATGCGGCGTATCAGCCCAACACGGCTAGCCTTT
This genomic window contains:
- a CDS encoding DUF2156 domain-containing protein, with the translated sequence MTHGDTFDHICLKHQEAYRAALAACPQVTSDYAFANLYGWTGHYGLGWRLADGLVWIRQSLPKTILWAPVGDWAKVDWAGLPCMAGPMRFTRVPEMLVEMWAKAFGSRLRAEEARDHFDYVYSVPELMELKGNRFHKKKNLLNQFEKANIFEYTPMQDDCVEEVLDMQAEWHGWQEHPSEALEAENEAISRVLKSFDRMGALIGGTIRVAGKVIAYTVGEQLDRDTIVIHFEKGDTRFKGVYQAINKHFLAAQQGRFTLVNREQDLGDEGLRKAKLSYNPVQFMKKYEVELV
- a CDS encoding alkaline phosphatase family protein, whose product is MSSSARPRLVVLGLDGLPLALARALGPELPNLARLLPHARAIESELPELSPVNWTSFFTAEGPGVHGVHGFTVLDPQAYTLRIANFADVRTPTIFERLGRAGLVSRVLNLPNMAPATPLKGMLVAGFVAESLRQAVFPPFLLGPLTAAGYVVEGDTTRGAFDPEHLLGQLRLSLSGRRAALDLLWPDLAWDLFVCVLTETDRLFHFLFPAVEDAAHPLHGDCLAFLRQWDQAIGEVLDRFDALPEPKRLVSFADHGFCRLEAEADLNRVLFEAGFLKYARPPRDEWDAGVIGEETLAFAMDPGRIVLHRRGRFARGRVGDADAPALLADLRAVLRGLSWRGRTVMEQVLDGPELYGTTHAPDLVCVPQPGVDLKARFDRAEIFGHFGRQGMHSPQDVFFADTRDDGRPARLRDTGRLVLEHFGLCDTQDKRSTIIL
- a CDS encoding ATP-dependent helicase, encoding MSIDFERELNPAQREAALHMGGPVLVIAGAGSGKTRTIVYRLAHLVETHVSPENILLLTFTRRAAQEMLLRAGHVLGRPLTGASGGTFHSFAYSVLRRNAFDAGYEQGLTLMDRSDSEDLLGELKAHLDLGKGDRSYPKRATLADIITKSRNKELSIGGILDREAYHLLPYQPDIERLAEEYARAKRAQGLMDYDDLLFELERLLVERPEIRDGLRRRYPFVMVDEYQDTNLVQARLVRLLTGEAGNVMAVGDDAQSIYAFRGAVVANILDFPQHFQNARVIRLEQNYRSTQPILDLTNVILAGAQQKFDKQLFTEREGGARPRILQTLSDQSQATQVVGLIVDMASRHPLHEIAVLFRAGYQSYPLEVALTRAGLPYRKYGGVRFNEAAHVKDLLAYLRLAANPADLLAWQRVLGFLKGVGVKTASKIAQAILGGDAKGLDKHVKRFPDLPPLLAELDALRKLAHAPAAALDRAMSFYAPSLSTLYPDDYPKRQAGLEQLAQIVVNYASIEDFLADLCLDGAKEEEERAENAVVLSTVHSAKGLEWRGVIIIDLVEDRFPSKKALQRQEDMEEERRLMYVACTRAKDELALIVPGSVFNRFNNCREPAVVSPFVAELPDAVAERFVETYTGGLRRKDEQVRPGAMTRDDGYLPPVVCPEPPRKPDYEPGARPVSAAAAPRAQHAAAPPPKSSMDAAQSKFGLCEHKIFGQGKIIAEIPPDKYRVNFPGFGLKVIVKDYVKLL